A DNA window from Malus domestica chromosome 12, GDT2T_hap1 contains the following coding sequences:
- the LOC103450684 gene encoding EG45-like domain containing protein, translating into MSLLVLPVVLCLLCTVPRPVSADLGTATSYGPPYIPTRCFGRRPDQFPPQYFFVAVSEGLWDGGSACGRVYKIKCLSGLNMPCKVGETVEVMVVDFCRKSPCPSTIAMSTYAFAAISHNSSAPINIEYLQI; encoded by the exons ATGAGCCTCTTAGTCCTGCCAGTGGTGTTATGCTTACTCTGCACAGTACCTAGGCCAGTTTCTGCCGATCTGGGAACTGCAACTTCATACGGCCCTCCTTATATAC CTACAAGATGCTTTGGGAGGAGGCCTGACCAGTTCCCTCCGCAGTACTTTTTTGTGGCCGTGAGTGAAGGATTGTGGGACGGTGGTTCTGCGTGCGGAAGGGTCTATAAAATTAAATGCCTCAGTGGACTTAATATGCCCTGCAAGGTTGGTGAGACTGTCGAGGTGATGGTGGTGGACTTTTGCCGGAAATCTCCTTGCCCTTCCACCATAGCCATGTCAACCTATGCTTTTGCAGCCATCTCTCACAATTCTTCTGCACCAATCAACATCGAATATCTCCA GATATGA